A window of Castanea sativa cultivar Marrone di Chiusa Pesio chromosome 1, ASM4071231v1 contains these coding sequences:
- the LOC142633322 gene encoding uncharacterized protein LOC142633322 has protein sequence MELQGDSRLISKKKKIIAPSDDNNWKPWSELPETLLRQITNLLGAIDYLIFACVCRTWRLYAVANKQGFMASQPPLVVLFLHRGSKIFCYFYSIVDQRLFKALLPSLIGKELFGVSFGYLIIVDKKKISGSEIWLLNPFTGHELFFPCPPNQFQYVTLASLATPLPEFIIICFSRECLQFRRSTDVNWTQYKYDNPNMIYSFAFFNGKIYISNNEGIRVLNLNPLHPHLTLLNVKGNANVYPGLWQLLCFDKQLLLISGCSDYEVYELNFLKMELVKIPNLGDQALFQDGSKYSALSNITSWEAVGIPPSNNCIYSISEYDSDYSVKFFDDRCPRSFPILRGERYIPPRCNKFWYFPHQSCRVDSLCED, from the coding sequence ATGGAATTGCAAGGGGACAGTAGGCTTATaagtaagaagaaaaagattattGCTCCATCAGATGATAATAATTGGAAGCCGTGGTCGGAGCTCCCTGAGACTTTGCTTCGTCAGATAACTAATTTGTTAGGTGCTATTGATTATCTCATTTTTGCCTGTGTGTGTAGAACTTGGAGGCTGTACGCTGTGGCAAACAAGCAAGGGTTTATGGCATCCCAACCTCCACTCGTAGTTCTTTTCTTACATCGGGGATCaaaaattttttgttacttCTATAGCATTGTTGATCAAAGGTTGTTCAAGGCATTACTGCCTAGCCTTATTGGCAAAGAGCTTTTTGGGGTTTCTTTTGGGTACTTGATCATCGTAGACAAGAAAAAGATTTCAGGTTCTGAAATTTGGCTTCTGAATCCCTTTACGGGAcatgaacttttttttccttgcccTCCCAATCAGTTTCAATATGTCACCCTCGCTTCTTTAGCTACACCTTTGCCAGAGTTCATAATCATATGTTTTTCCCGTGAATGCTTACAGTTCCGTAGGTCCACGGATGTCAACTGGactcaatataaatatgatAACCCTAATATGATTTACAGTTTTGCTTTCTTCAACGGCAagatatatatatcaaataatgaAGGCATTAGGGTGCTAAATCTGAATCCCCTGCATCCTCATTTGACCTTGTTGAATGTAAAAGGCAATGCAAATGTGTATCCTGGATTGTGGCAGTTACTGTGTTTTGATAAACAGCTCCTTTTGATTTCTGGATGTTCTGATTATGAAGTTTAtgagctaaattttttgaagatggaattggtgaagaTTCCTAACTTGGGAGATCAAGCATTGTTCCAGGATGGCAGTAAGTACTCAGCACTTAGCAACATAACAAGTTGGGAAGCTGTTGGGATCCCGCCTTCTAATAATTGCATATACAGTATTTCCGAATATGATTCTGACTACTCTGTGAAGTTCTTTGATGATAGATGCCCCCGGTCTTTCCCAATCTTGCGAGGAGAACGTTACATACCACCTAGATGTAATAAATTCTGGTATTTTCCTCATCAGTCTTGTCGTGTGGATTCTCTCTGTGAAGATTAG